A genomic segment from Corylus avellana chromosome ca5, CavTom2PMs-1.0 encodes:
- the LOC132181612 gene encoding uncharacterized protein LOC132181612, which translates to MIVLSWNCRGLRNPHTVHDVRWMVKVKRPNLVFLMETKLRQNKMEGIRMKLGFGNMFVVDCVGWSGGLVLFWEDGSGVEIQNFSHQHINAIVSNQNHSMEWKFTGFYGHPEASKRNEVWDLLKYLAQICPKPWMCIGDFNEVMTMSEKRGANVRPRGLMQAFQHTLEECEMADLGYCGPKFTWSNCQEGVGLIKERLDRVLANHEWRSLFPDAVNHVSVTTNSDHAPLFLHLLHSQSTGRKKAKFRYESCWAALAGCKDAIDSAWSKQYTQGG; encoded by the coding sequence atgatcGTTCTTAGTTGGAACTGTCGAGGGCTTAGGAACCCTCATACAGTTCATGACGTTCGATGGATGGTGAAGGTTAAGCGGCCCAATTTGGTCTTCCTCATGGAGACCAAGCTACGACAAAATAAGATGGAAGGTATACGAATGAAACTGGGTTTTGGAAATATGTTTGTGGTGGATTGTGTTGGATGGAGTGGAGGATTGGTACTTTTTTGGGAGGATGGAAGTGGggttgaaattcaaaattttagccACCAACATATCAATGCAATTGTAAGTAACCAAAACCATAGTATGGAATGGAAGTTCACTGGCTTCTATGGCCACCCGGAGGCGTCGAAGCGTAATGAGGTGTGGGATTTACTGAAATACTTGGCTCAAATTTGCCCGAAACCTTGGATGTGCATTGGAGATTTTAATGAGGTGATGACAATGTCGGAAAAACGGGGTGCAAATGTGCGTCCAAGGGGCTTAATGCAAGCTTTCCAACATACCTTAGAGGAGTGTGAGATGGCAGATTTGGGCTACTGTGGCCCAAAATTCACTTGGAGCAATTGCCAAGAAGGAGTGGGGTTGATAAAGGAGAGGCTTGACAGGGTTCTGGCCAACCATGAATGGAGGAGTTTATTTCCGGATGCAGTGAATCATGTAAGTGTAACTACCAACTCTGACCATGCTCCACTTTTTCTCCATCTACTACATTCACAATCCACAGGGAGGAAAAAGGCCAAATTTCGCTATGAATCTTGTTGGGCAGCATTGGCGGGCTGTAAGGATGCTATTGATAGTGCATGGTCGAAGCAATATACACAGGGAGGATAG
- the LOC132181613 gene encoding putative disease resistance protein RGA3 gives MGHRIKAVRARLDEIGNDQIKFGFTERLIVTHEFEHRKREDTHSFVREGQVIGREGEKKVVKELLFDYNVEEIISIIPIVGIGGIGKTTLAQYVFNDDEVKRHFELRLWVCVSDPFDVKTIVAKLIESATKKRPESLEMDLLQSQLRAEIDGKLYLLVLDDVWSENRGTWLKLEILLSGGRKGSKVLITTRSKRVAEITGTMSPYLLGGLSKSNSWNLFKKMAFKDGEEPKNPKLVEIGRVIVQKCAQVPLAIRSIGNYGIEVEVLIHLWAAQGFLHSSYGNRHLEDIGREYFMDLLWRSFFQDVQRDGLGEIIKCKIHDLIHDLAQSVADSLSNIPALLPKANKMRTLLLGIPILPGIDDYINENIAIHESNKPNLQTLRLDFCRGLKELPEDTRNLISLRHLGLNGCNSLTHMPYGLGKLIALQTLALYILGKKKSRLSKPKGELRDLDGLDELRGLLWIKGLEHSRSSPSEAKTANLERKQLRHLMLEWDPKSSEESDKAVANDEQLLQNLQPHLNLK, from the exons ATGGGCCACAGGATCAAGGCAGTTAGGGCGAGATTGGATGAAATTGGAAATGATCAGATCAAATTTGGCTTCACTGAGCGCCTTATAGTGACACATGAGTTTGAGCATAGGAAAAGAGAAGACACACACTCTTTTGTTCGTGAGGGACAAGTCATTGGGAGAGAGGGTGAAAAGAAGGTAGTTAAAGAGTTGTTATTTGATTATAATGTAGAAGAGATCATTTCCATCATTCCCATAGTTGGGATTGGTGGAATAGGTAAGACCACACTTGCTCAGTATGTGTTCAATGATGATGAAGTCAAAAGACATTTTGAGCTAAGACTCTGGGTGTGCGTCTCTGATCCTTTTGATGTGAAAACTATTGTTGCAAAGCTCATAGAATCTGCAACTAAAAAGAGACCTGAAAGCCTTGAGATGGATTTGTTACAAAGTCAGCTTCGAGCAGAAATTGATGGGAAGCtatatttacttgttttagatgatgtATGGAGTGAGAATCGCGGTACATGGTTGAAGTTGGAAATACTTTTATCGGGTGGCCGGAAGGGAAGCAAAGTTTTGATTACTACACGTAGCAAAAGAGTTGCAGAGATTACAGGCACAATGTCACCGTACCTTTTGGGTGGTCTATCTAAAAGCAATTCTtggaatttatttaagaaaatggcaTTTAAAGATGGGGAAGAGCCAAAGAATCCAAAGCTAGTAGAAATCGGAAGGGTTATCGTACAAAAGTGTGCACAAGTTCCTCTTGCTATAAGGAGCATTGGGA ATTATGGAATTGAAGTGGAGGTGTTGATTCATCTATGGGCGGCTCAAGGCTTTCTTCATTCATCATATGGAAACAGGCATCTTGAAGATATTGGTCGcgagtattttatggatttgcttTGGAGGTCATTTTTCCAAGACGTACAAAGAGATGGACTTGGTGAAATAATAAAGTGCAAAATACATGACCTTATTCACGATCTTGCACAGTCAGTAGCAG ATTCATTATCGAATATTCCTGCTCTTCTGCCCAAGGCTAACAAAATGAGAACACTTCTTCTAGGAATTCCAATACTTCCAGGAATTGATGATTATATCAATGAGAACATTGCAATACATGAGTCGAATAAGCCA AATTTACAAACACTAAGACTTGACTTTTGTCGTGGGCTTAAAGAATTGCCAGAAGACACTAGAAACTTAATCAGCCTTAGGCATCTTGGGTTAAATGGGTGTAATAGCTTGACTCATATGCCTTATGGACTGGGAAAATTGATTGCTCTCCAAACATTGGCGCTATACattttagggaagaaaaaaagtcgTCTCTCCAAGCCAAAGGGTGAGCTAAGGGATCTGGATGGTTTAGATGAGTTGAGAGGATTATTATGGATCAAGGGTTTAGAGCACTCAAGATCTTCTCCATCGGAAGCAAAGACTGCAAACTTGGAGAGGAAACAACTTCGACATCTCATGTTAGAGTGGGACCCAAAATCTAGTGAAGAAAGTGATAAGGCAGTTGCAAACGATGAACAACTGCTGCAAAACCTTCAGCCACACCtaaatttgaaatga